The Oscillatoria acuminata PCC 6304 genomic interval CTTGGGCCAAAAGACTGACTGCTTCGTTCCATAAACTTTCATTAACATACAGTTGCACTTGGTCCAGGGGCTGGGCCTGGTCAAGCTGGGTTTGCATTTCCTCGGTGAGTTGGGTCGGTTGGATTTGACCCTGTACGAAGACATCGGCTTGGCGGTCTGAAGGATCGCAGATCAAGCTAAACTGCCAATCATAGACTTGGCCGATTTCCAGGTCGGTATTGGCCGGGAGGCTGACCTTGACCACACCCGGGGCCTCGGACAGCTCGAAGGTAGACAGATAAACGTCATTGCCATTCCCATCCACGATCACAAATTCTCCCGAATCGGCGCTATTTTTGGGGACATACATGAAAAATTCTGGGTTGGGCTTGACAGTTTTGACGATATCATGGGTGGGGATTAAGGCGGTCAAGGGGGACTCACCCTCGATACAACTGGCATTCCCATTACCTCGGACTCCTCCCCCTGCGGTACTGCGGGGACCGCCCATGTTACGGGGTGCTGCAGGGAAGTTGAGGGCGAGGAGTTCACCCCGCTGAGATTGGGCGCGGACTGAGGAGAATCCTGAAAGAGTAACCAAAGCTGGAGACAGGACCACAGCCAGAATACCGATTAAGTGAATCAATTTTGGCGATCGCATGATAGTAAAACCTCCGCATCAACTATTGAAGGATGAGCAACGAAAAACAAGATGCTAAAAGTGGAAAAGAATCTGGAAAAATTGACAGTTAAGCTCAGATTATGCTCTACCGCTATCATACTTCTGAATTTTAAGAAACGGATGTGATTTGAAACAAGCAGTGGAGTGTCTATTGAAAATGACGCGGATTTTCCGGGTCTTATTCTCAATCCTGACGGGCTTTGGGGCGATCGCGCTTTTTTGAAAACCGATCGCACCGCTGTCATTTTTAGAGTCTTAATCACCCTTGGGTGCATCCAGTTTTACCGGGCTTCCTGTCCTCCTTTGACAAGTTATTGGCTCTACGGTTCCATCGACGCCTCAGGGCATCCGCTTCAATTGGGCGATCGTGGCGATCCACCGTCGCCGTTCCCCATGTTCGAGAAGAAGAATTTCATCTAAGGACCAATGAAAGTGAAAGGCGATCGTGGCTACCTCTTGGTACAATTGCTCCAAGGGGTAGCCTAGAACTCCCCCAACCCTATCCCCTCCACTCCAGACGGGTTAATTTGGGTATAAAACTCTCGTAAATAAATAAAATCGGTTAAAAACAGTTGTTCTAGTAACTCTGGCGTCACGGATGAGAAATTTCCGAGACGGGGAATCACCCGTGATAAGAGGGAGATGATTCCATAAGCGGGATTTTCTTGAGTTCGAGGGTCTTTGCTCACCCAGATTTCATCATGGCCCGTCGCCCTTCGCATCACCCCTTGCCGATGCAGACTGCCTTCCCCATCCACCACTCCCACAGGAAGGGTAAATGTAAACTGGCTGTGCGGTATGGTTTCCCGATTCATGGCATCACCTGAGACATCAGTAGGAGGGTCCGGGGAGGGCTGGGGGTGAGAGGGTTTCTGAGTCTGGATTCCCTTGATTTTCGAGTTCGTTAATTTGACGATAAAAGGTTTGAAGATAATTCAAGTCCACGGCAAATAGATTTTCGATCGCCAAGGGAGTCACTTGTTCTAAAGCACCTAACCGGGTAATCACCCGAGATAAAATAATCACCGTCGCATATGCCGGATTCGATTTAACCCGAGGGTCTCGCAGGGGAGCAATCTCATCGATCGCCCGGGATAAACGCATCACCCCTTGACGATGCAAGTTGCCTTCACTATCGAGATACCCTTTGGGTAACGTAAACTCAAACTCGGTCTGAATCATCCTGACTTGGCCCTACTGTTACACCACCTTAACCCGTTTTAACTCTTCCACGGCCACTTCTAGTTCTTCTATTTCTAGGTCCCCGCTACTGACACTAACATCAGAAATAGAATAGCTCACCGGCCATGCCCGTTTAAACTCAAATCTCACCTGAGCCTGTGCTCCTTGATCATAGAGGGTTAAAGAGCCATCTCGCCGCTGTAACGCCCAAGATCCTTCTTGCACCGCTTCCAACCAATTCCAGACCGTCATAGAAACCGTTAGACCGCGCCGT includes:
- a CDS encoding DUF6760 family protein; its protein translation is MYQEVATIAFHFHWSLDEILLLEHGERRRWIATIAQLKRMP
- a CDS encoding phage tail protein, producing the protein MPEFPELLATSRFYLELHLKDSVDAIDAYFMECQGFKTSQEIIEICEVTPQMWGKDGKSRGRMIRTKIPGNISYTNLTLRRGLTVSMTVWNWLEAVQEGSWALQRRDGSLTLYDQGAQAQVRFEFKRAWPVSYSISDVSVSSGDLEIEELEVAVEELKRVKVV
- a CDS encoding DUF928 domain-containing protein, producing MRSPKLIHLIGILAVVLSPALVTLSGFSSVRAQSQRGELLALNFPAAPRNMGGPRSTAGGGVRGNGNASCIEGESPLTALIPTHDIVKTVKPNPEFFMYVPKNSADSGEFVIVDGNGNDVYLSTFELSEAPGVVKVSLPANTDLEIGQVYDWQFSLICDPSDRQADVFVQGQIQPTQLTEEMQTQLDQAQPLDQVQLYVNESLWNEAVSLLAQVRNSNPTEWQGLLKYVGLESIASEPLPIQTIGTSQN